The Candidatus Nanosynbacter featherlites region AAATTGTCATCTGTTTGTTGTGTTACACCTGCCAAAACCTTGGCAAGCTCTTGGTCATCGGTAACTGATTGGTTTTGCATGTCCCCACCCATCTTATTAATGATTATGCTTATATATGTTATACTTTAGCATGAAGAAAGGTGGTATGACAAGATGCTTGATGATCCTATTATGATTCGGCGAAAAGATCCAGCCGACACGTTGTCTGGTTTGATGCAATTATCAGCGCAAACGTCTTTTGAGGCAATTATTGAAGGAAATGAGTATATAGCGGGAAATATCAATGCGGTGGTGATTGCTGGTATGGGTGGTTCGGCGCTGGCAGCAGAAATGGTAATTGCGTTAACGAGGGGTTGGCTACATATTCCTCTGGTGGTAACAAAAGGCTATGATCTACCAGGTTTTGTGAATGATAATACCCTAGTTATCACCATCAGTCACTCTGGTAATACAGAAGAAACCCTCAGTTGCTATGATCAAGCGCGTGCCAAAAATTGTCAGCTGGCAGTAATCACCACAGGTGGAGCCTTGTTTGAAAAAGCAGCAGCTGACGGCGTAAAAAGGATAAAAATACCGGCTGGTGCACAGCCGCGCATGTCGACAGTTTATCATCTGCGAGGACTGTTGAAAATATTACAACATTTTTTGATCATCGATGGTGATTTGTATCAAAAATTGGAAGAAAGCGGCGAATGGTTATCTGGTCAGGTAAAAGCTTGGGCACCAGAAGTGCCAACTGAGCAAAACATTGCTAAACAATTGGCAGTCAAGTCGGCTGGCAAAACCCCGGTGATTTATGCTGGTGAATTAACATGGCCGTTGGCATATAAGTGGAAAATCAGCTGGAATGAATCGGCAAAAAATATAGCTTTTTGTAATCAATACCCTGAATTTAACCACAATGAGTTTATCGGCTGGTCATCTCATCCGGTTGAAAAGCCATTTGTGATTTTTGATTTGATGAGTCATTTGGAACATCCGCGTATTCGCGAGCGTATGGAACTGAGCGATCGCCTGTTGAGTGGTATGCGTCCGCACGCTGTGTCTGTAGAATTACAGGGAGAGACCTTGCTTAAACAACTATTGTGGGGCTTGGCGCTTGGTGACGCCGCAAGTATTTACACAGCAATCCTGAACGGCGTTGATCCAGCGCCAGTAAAACTGGTAGAACGTCTGAAGAAAGAATTAAGCTAAATAGTCTGGATTACTTAGTTGCGCATCGCTTCAATAGTGTTGCGGTTGGCAGCGCGTACGGCTGGATAAATACCAAAGACGACACCGACCAGCATGGCAGCGCCAATACTGACGACAGCAGGCTGCCAGCTCAAAATTGGTGAAACTGGTAGGAAAGTACTGACTGTGTATGCACCAATTAAGCCAAAGATATACCCCATGATACCACCGGCTAAGCCAATGATTACTGACTCGATCAAGAATTGATGGATAATGTGTCGGTTAGTGGCACCAATAGCTTTACGGATACCGACCTCACGCTGTCGTTCGGCAACATTTACCAACATAATATTCATGATGCTAATTCCACCGACGAACAGCGATATGATTGATACAGCAATCATGATTGCCGACAGTGACAACAGCATAGCATCGCTGGTGGCGGTAATATCTTTACCGGTTATGATGTGGTAGTCATTAGCATCGTGGTGATTTTGATTGAGCTTTGCTGTAATATCAGAAATTGCTTTCTCAAGCGATGAGTCGCCGTCAGTTTTGATGGCAATTTGCTGAATTTGTGCGACATTTTGTGTTAGCTTCTTACTGACATCCAGTGAAACGATGGCTGAGTTATTGAAATTAACACCCAAGTAAGTAAGCGGTTGTTTGACTGGTTTTAAGACACCCATGACAGTAAACGGCTTATCCTGAATACGCAGTACATTACCAAGTGAATATTCGGTACCAAACAAATCAATTGACAATTGATGACCAATCACCACGCCGTTGGCTTGCCCAACAAATTGACCATCGCGTAACTCTAACTCTGCAAGGTCCTTGATTTTTTCAGTAGTGCCAATGATGGCAGTTTTGTTGGCGTCAACGCGTGAATTAGTGGTAGTGATGGTGTTATGAATAACTGACATTGGAGCACTGTTTTGGGTGATGCGAGCAACGTCCTGTACATCATATTCAGTTAGGGTTGGTAAAGGTGTAATATTTTGCGCTTGAGACAATGAGCGTTCAACATTACCACCCAAACCAGACCGTATCAATGCTACACTGTCTTTGGTTGTTGAGAACTGTTGGTTAATCAATTTATTGACACTAACAGACAAAGACATAATCATGGTGATGCCCATGATACCAATGGTGATGCCAGTAACAGTCAACGTTGTCCGACCACGGCTGGCACGGAGGGATTGCATGGCATTTTCTATGTGATTTTTGAATAAAAACCTCACTTGGTCGTCTCCTTTTTGGAAGCTTGTGTCTTCTTGGTGGATTTGGTTGAAGATTTTTTCTCGGACTTTTCAGCAGGTTTATCATCTTCTTTTTTTGGTTTCTCAACAGGTTTGGATTCTTCTTTCTCAGGCTGTTCAGTAGGCTTTGAATCTTCCTTTTTGGACTTCTCAGTTGTTTCAGTAGTTTTTTTCTCAGACTTCTTAGGCTTGTCTGATGGTTTAGCCTCTTTTTTCTCGTCAATAATTTCCAAGTTTTTCCTGAATGGTGCTGATTTCTGCAGCTGTTCATCTGTATCGATCCTACCGTCAAGCATGGTGATGACGCGGCTGGCGTACGAAGTCAACTCAGGGTTGTGGGTTACCATGATGATGGTGTTGCCACGGCGGTGAATATCGGCCAACTCTTCCATGATGATGTGGCTGGCTTTACTGTCCAAGTTGCCGGTTGGTTCATCCGCCAAGATGATTGACGGGCTGTTCACCAGGGCGCGGGCAATTGCTACGCGCTGAACCTGTCCACCTGACAATTGATGTGGCATGTAATATTCACGCTCGCCCAGGTGGAAATTCTTTAAGATTCGGCTGGCTTCTTGTAGTCGTTTGATTTTACTCATTCCTTTGTAGGTCAGAGGTAGAGAAACGTTTTCCAAGACGCTTAAGCGAGGAATCAAGTTAAAATTCTGAAACACAAAACCGATGTCATCTGAACGGATTCGGGCTAATCGTTTTGAGCCGAGATTGTCCACTGAATCACCGTTGAGGAAATATTCACCATCTGTTGCTTGATCTAGCAATCCGATGATATTTAAGAGAGTGGTTTTACCGCAACCACTTGGCCCCATGATGGCAATGAATTCGCCCTTCTCGACGGTCAAGTTTACGTCGTCAAGAGCATAGTGTTCCGCATCGCCGATACCGAAACACTTTGTAATGTTTGTGAGTCTTATACACGGTGCAACTGGTGTATCCATACTATATTTATTATATGCAGTACGGGAGGATATGCAACCATAATAGTTATGTAAAATGTACATCATCAGCCTATCATTACATTGTTACTGTGGTAGTTGGTTATTTCCCATAAAGTCTTGTATACTAAGTCAAGACGGAAGGATGCAGGAGTGGTTGAACTGGCACGCCTGGAAAGTGTGTAGACTCTTCACGGGGTCTCCGGGGTTCGAATCCCCGTCCTTCCGCCAGAGTTGATACTTACCTCTCAGTGCCATCGATACCATGGAGATTATGACCCTATCAAAACTCGTTCAATTCCACAATGAAGCAAACGTTGGCGTCTTTTTGCGTGGGATTCATTTGATTGGGGATGGATGGTGGTATGCCCAAGGGCAGTCGGGAATTGACGACTGCTACTGGAACTACGCTTACCGCGTTGATGGGAGGGCGCCTTCGAAGGGGGATATGGCGCAGATATCCACCTACTGTAGGCAGTACGGATATCCTTTCAACATCTGGACTACGGATTCGCTTAACGACATGTCCTTTTCTCTGGAATCTCGTGAAGCATGGATGGTCTTGGCCGACAACACTGCGCTAACAGACGATTCGACCACCGATTCTTCGGGAGCTTCCACCACGATCGTGGCTCGGCCCGATAATGATATGTTGATGGTCTTCGAGGCCGCGTATGGCACTTCCGAGGAGGAGGGCGAGGGGATTGGTTATTCTGGGCTACCCTTTGCATATGTGCGGTCGTATGCACAACAGGAGCCCAAGCATCCGTTGATTCATGCCGTACATAGCAAGGTTACGGTAGACGGTCGGTGTGTCGCAGTCGGCTCGGCCCTGGTTGGGCCAGATGTTGGAGCGATCTACTCGGTAGGAACAGCCCCTGATTCTCGAAGAAAAGGCTACGGCTCTCTTGCTACAAAAGCAATAGTGCGTGAGGTAAATGCGCGGTTTACGCACGACAATCCTACAATTCTGCTGCAGACTGAAGCGGACTCGCCAGTGGAGGAGATGTACTCGTCTCTGGGGTTTGAAAGAGTGACTTGTGGAAAGCTGTATAGTGGTGAATGATGGATGAATATGATTCTCGGTTAATGGAGCGTGCGCTAGGTGCGGCTCGTAGCGCGATACAGAATGGCGAGAACCCCATTGGCTGTGTCCTGGCAGTTGACGGGAAAGTGGTTGCTATTGGAGAGACTCGTGTTGCTTGCGGAGGTCCTGCATGTCACGGAGAGAACTCAATGATCGAATGTCTTGGACATCGAATTTGGAGCGTGGCTTCAAACGCCGTGTTGTACTCAACTCTTGAGCCTTGCTTGATGTGCATCGGAGCCTGTATTAATGCTGGAATTACGAAGATTTACTATGGTATGGATGCGGTCGACGGTGGAGGTTATGCTCTCGGTGCCATTAACGCTGGCCTGACTAATAAGCTGATTATACATGGGCCAACAGCGCACAGCCAAGTCGTAAGACTCTTTCAGGAGTATCTAACGATCTCTCGTAACGAAGGGGGAATTCAGTATGCCCGGTCTTTGCTCGCTTTTCACGACACCTTTCATTGTAAAATTAACAAAACCTATTGCAAACCCTACATTTAGTGCTTATCATGGTATATATACGCTATATCTATAGCGGGTAGACAAACAAAAACCAAGAGGTGAGAAAAGCTGATACCACGGGGGAGGTGCTGTTGGTATTTTTCTTGTGTCTCTATGACCAATATAGTTTAAGGGAGGTATAATGAGTGTCATTCATGTCGTCAAACGAGACGGGACGAAAGAGCCGTTTGATGCAAACAAAATTAACATAGCGTTACTGAAGGCAGCAGAGGGGCTGCCTGACCAAGTATCTAAAGTCGTGCAGGTGGCTACTGAACTTCAGCTTACACTGTTTGACGGCATTACGACCGAGCAGCTCGACCAAGCGGTCATTCAAACAACACTGCAGAATGTTAAAGATGATCCAGATTATGATAAGATTGCGGCACGACTGTTACTGAAGACGATTTATAAGAGTATTTTGGGCGACTATCAGTCGGTGGATGAACTCAAAAAGTTGCACGCAAAAGAATTTCCGAAATTTGTGAAAGCAGCCGTCAAAGAAGGCCTGTTAGACACTCGCATGGCTGACGGTAGGTTTGATTTGAAAAAGCTTGGTGAAGCGCTTGATCCTGCCAAGGACGATCTCAGTAAATATCTGGGAGTGATCACCAACCGCAACCGTTACGCCCTCCGTAAGCAAAATGGTCAGCCAATGGAGACGCCACAATTTACTCACATGCGCATTGCCATGGGGCTGAGTTACAACGAGAAAGATCCTACCGCCGCAGCGATTGTGTTTTATAATCACATGAGCAGTTTGGAATATGTGCCAGGCGGCTCAACCCGCGTCAATGCTGGTGGCTCGTTCCCGCAGCTCAGTAACTGCTTTTTGCTAAATGTTGATGATGACATGGAGTCAATTGCTAAGGCAGTGCGCGACACTATGTGGATTGCTAAGGGCACCGGTGGCATCGGCATTGGCTTTACTAAGTTGCGGGCAGCTGGTAGTCCAGTTAAAACCACTAATACTGAGTCAACCGGCCCGATTCCCTTTATGAAGATGATTGATACCGCACTGTTTGCCGTCTCTCGTAAGGGTAAGAAAGCTGGTGCAGCAGCCATCTACATGGAAAACTGGCATCTTAACTTTCCGCAGTTTATCGACCTACGCTCGAACTCCGGCGACCCGTACATGCGAACGCGTTTTGCTAACACTGCGGTGTTTATTTCTGACGAATTTATGAAGCGGGTGCAAAAAGATCAAGATTGGTACTTGTTTGATCCAGCAGATACGCCAGATTTGCCAGAGCTGTACGGTGAGGAATTTTCAGCGCGCTACAAAGAGTACATCAAGCTGGCTGAAGCTGGCAAAATGCGTGTCTTTGAAAAGACATCAGCTCGTCAGCAGTTCAAGCAGATTCTGACCAGCCTGCAGGCTACCAGCCACCCATGGCTCACCTGGAAAGATACTATTAACGTTCGAGCCCTAAACAATAACACCGGTACGATTCACCTTTCTAATCTCTGTACAGAAATTACCTTACCGCAAGACAAAGACAACATCGCTACCTGCAACTTGATCAGTATCAATTTGTCAGCCTTTTTGAACGAAGACAAGACGTGGGATTGGGATCGACTCAAAGAAGCGTCACGGGCTGCTGTGCGCCAATTGGATAATTTGGTGGATATCACCAAAACACCAATCACCGAAGCTATGCACTCAAACAATCAAACTCGGGCAATTGGTTTGGGCTTGATGGGCTTTACTGATGTGCTGGAAAAACTTGGGTATTGCTATGAGTCCACAGAGGCATATGACTTGATTGATAAACTTACCGAATTTATCAGTTATCACGCTATCGACCAGTCAGCAGATTTGGCACAAGAGCTAGGCAGCTATCCTACCTATAAGGGTAGTGGTTGGAGTAAGGGTATTTTGCCGATTGATACACTAGAGACGCTGTCTACCGACCGCAAAGTTAAGGTGAAAATCGATCACAAGTCGAGCCTCGATTGGGACGCACTGCGGGTGAAGGTTAAAAAGGGTATGCGTAATGCTACTTTGATGGCTATTGCGCCAACGGCTAACATCGGTCACATTGCTGGCACCACGCCAGGTATTGATCCGCAGTTTGCGCAGATTTTTAGCCGCTCAACGTTGAACGGTAAGTTTTTGGAGGTGAATAACAACCTGGTGCGCGACCTTAAGGCGCTGAACTTGTGGGACGACATCAAGGAGGAAGTGTTCGCCAATCAAGGTGATATTCAACACATTGACGCTATCCCACAGAAATTGAAAGATGTGTATAAAACCAGCTTCCAATTAAGCCCATATGCATTTATTGAAGTGGCGGCTCGGGCTCAAAAATGGGTTGACCAGGCAATTAGCCGTAATATGTACCTTGAGACTCGTGATATTGATGAATATGTGGAGATTTATTCTGAAGCGTGGCGTCGTGGCTTGAAAACGACCTACTACCTACACGTTAAGCCACGCCACCAATCAGAACAAACGACGGTTTCAGTGGAAAAAATTGCTGAGCAAAAGATTAGAACAGGCGCTGGCAAGGCACGTGGCTTTGGCTTTGCGAAAATTAATAAATAAAAGGGGGATATTATGGCAGATTACACACATCCAAAAGGTGGAATATTAGGTTCAGGACTACGCGATGGGCTGAGCTTGCACCCAATTCGTTACCCATGGGCATACGACTTATACAACCAAGCAGTGGCTAACACCTGGTTTCCAAACGAGGTGCAGTTGGTACAGGATTTGGCGGATTTTGAAAAACTCAGTGACGAGGAAAAGCATGCGCTCAAAACCGTCATTAGTTATCTTAACCCAAACGAGTTACTGATCAACAAGTCGCTGGCCTTTGGTATTTACCCATATGTCAACGCTGCTGAAGCGCAGCTCTATCTGTCAAAACAGATGTGGGAAGAGGCCAACCACTTCATGACCTTTGAATATATCATCGAGACGTTTCCGTTTGACCGGGAGGAGATTTACGCGGCGGGCTTTGGCAAAAAATCGCTGGCTGACAAGGCAGATTTCCAGAACAAGCACCTGGATGTGATGCTGGATCCAAATCTTGATATCTACACGCTGGAGGGTAAGAAAGATTTTGTCCGCTCACTGGTGGCCTATAACATTGTACTGGAAGGCATTTGGTTCTACTCAGGCTTTATGGTCGGTATGAGTTTCCGTCAGCGCAACTTGCTGCGCAATGTCGGTACACTGCTCGACTGGATCACTAAGGATGAGAACTTACACCTGACCTTTGGTATTAATTTGCTACTGACTATTTTGGACGAAAACCCAGAACTGCAAACCCAAGAATTTGCTGAGGAAATCCGCAACCTCATCCTGCAGGCGGTGGAGCTGGAGAAAGAGTACAACAAGGACATGTTACCAAAAGGCATCTTGGGTCTGAACGCTGATTATGTTAACCAGTACGTTATGCACATGACTGACCGCCGCTTGGTCGAGCTTGGGTTTGAGCCGGAGTACAACGTGGCCAACCCAGCCAAATGGATGGCGACGGCAAACGACACTTTGGAGTTGGTCAATTTCTTTGAAAGTACTAACACGAGCTATGAAGTAAACACTACGAAGTAACTGCCATGGACAAAATTACAACAGATATTTTAGACACAGTTGAAATTGGCGCTTTGGCGACTGTTAATCGTGACAGAACGCCGCTAGTGACGCCGCTCCACTTTGTACGTTATAAAAATGACAACATTATCTGGATCTCTGACCGACAATCCCGCCACGCCGTTAATGCGTACCGCAGCGGTGTTGTAGAATTTGTAGTGTGGAATGATCAAAAGAGTGCTGTCTTTTTGACAACAAAGGTACGAGAGTTGCCAGAGGAAGAAGAGGCCGCGGCTTTGGAAGTGTACGCCAACAAACTGGGCGACTTTATGCCGCGTGTGGAGAATAGGCAAATTTACATCATGCCAATTGGTAATATTGATGAAAAAACTACAACAGGAAATTGGCTGCACTATATTGCATAAACGCTACATATAGCGTATTATAAGCATAAGCAGATACTAAATATATAGAAAGACAGGAACATGAACGCAAGTCAAATTATTTCTGACGACATGACATTGGAAGAAAAATTAAGCGCTATTGACGCGGCGATGAAAGCAGTACAGCAGGCAGCTGATGACCAGGCAAAAAAATCTGGTGGTATTGCGGCGCCGCTCGATCCCGCAAGTTTGACGGTGTGTGACGGTTGTGAATAAAACAACAGAGGTGCCGATTCGGCGCCTCTTTTGATAGGTTGGAGAAGTGATGACGAAGAAATATATTTTTGTAACTGGTGGGGTGTTGTCTGGTGTTGGTAAGGGAATCACGGCGGCAAGTATTGGTGCAGTGTTGCAAGCCAAAGGCTTGTCGGTGTCAGTACAAAAGTGTGATCCGTACTTGAATGTTGACGCTGGATTGTTAAATCCCAAAGAACACGGTGAATGCTTTGTAACAAAAGATGGTGCCGAGACTGATTTGGACCTAGGACACTATGAACGCTTTTTGGATTTGGAGTTGACGTGGAAAAATACTACCCTGTCAGGTCGACTATTGCGTGATCTCATCGCTGATGAACGAGCTGGTAAATTTGGTGGGCAAACGGTGCAGCTAGTGCCACATTTGACCAATGCTATTAAAAAATCTATTCACGAAGCAGCTGAGGGCGATGTTCACATTGTAGAAATTGGCGGTACGGTCGGGGACTACGAAGGTCTGAGCTTTATCGAAGCAATTCGTGATTTTTCACAAGAAGTAGGTAGGGATAATTGTCTCTTTGTTCATGTGGTGTATGTGCCGTTTTTGGAAGCGAGTCAGGAGTACAAAACAAAGCCTGCACAAAATGCCATGGCGGAGCTTCGTAGTTTTGGGATCATGCCAGATGTCGTGGCGGTGCGGACCGAGGGTCATGATAAACCTCCGCGTAGTGTTGGCGAAAAAATTGCTATCTCATCTGGTGTACGTCCTGAAGGTATCATCATGATGCCAAATGTTAATACCGTGTATGAGGTGCCGCTGACGGTTGCACGCGACCTGGGACCAATGTTGAGTGAATTTACTGGAGTAACAACGGAGCCTGATTTGACTCGTTGGAAAAATCTCGCCACGCGTGACACGACTGACTATGCTCGTGAAGTAACCGTTGGTCTAGTGGCAAAATATATTGACAATACCGATACGTATTTGTCGGTGACTGAGGCGTTGAAATCGGCAGCCTGGGCGGAGAATTGTGAGGTCAATATACGGTGGATAAATTCAGAGACCGCCAGCGATGACGATTTTGCTAAGGTTGATGCTGTGTTGGTGCCAGGCGGATTTGGCTCACGCGGTGTTGAAGGAAAAATTGCAGCGGCAATGTATTGTCTGGAGCACAATAAACCATATTTGGGCATTTGTTTGGGTATGCAAACAGCGGTAATTGCCGCGGCGCGTCGAGGTGGCGTGGACGGTGCTAATAGTGAGGAATTTGGTGCAGGTCAGGGTGCGAACGTGATTTATCTGATGGATGGGCAGGCAGGTAAAGAGTCGACTGGTGGCACGATGCGCCTTGGTGATTATCCAGCAGTGCTGAAAGAAGGCTCACTCGTGGCAAAGACGTATGGCACAACAGAGGTGACAGAGCGACACCGCCACCGATATGAGGTGAATAAGGATTTTGCTCAGGCGATTGAACAAGGTGGTTTGGTTATTTCGGGCACCTCGCCAGACGGTAGATTGGTTGAATTTGTGGAATCGCCACACTGTGACTATTTCATCGCTACACAAGCTCACCCAGAGTTTAAGTCACGACCATTCCGGCCACATCCACTCTTTTCGGGGCTAATCCGAGCAGCTGTTTTGGCAAGAAACGCCTAACAACCGCGCTATATTGACAAAAAGATGTAATAATGCTAAAATGGTAATCAGTTGTATGCTAAAAATAAAAAGGAAAAGAATGGCTGAAGAACAAGCATTATCACAGCAATCACATGTGTTGCCAACACAGGATGATTTATCAACCTTGTCGTATATTTTGCGTCATGTCCGGGGATCAAGTTTAATCTCTGCCACGGCGTTAGACTTGGATATAGTGGAAGACTAGTTGATCTGGTGGTATACTGGTGCTGATGGAACACACAATTCAAGAAGTTATTGCAAAGCTATTTAATATTGAAACAACAGTGCAGTTGACGCGTCCTGACCCAAAGTTTGGCGATTTTGCGACGAACGTGGCGCTGCAGCTGGCCAAACCGCTGGGTAAGAATCCGCGCGAGATTGCTGAGGCGATTGCCGAAGAGCTGCGTGGTCACGAGGAGCTGAGCGAGGTTAGCGTGGCTGGTCCGGGCTTCATCAACGTGACGTTAAGTGACCAAGCGGTGCTGGAATCGCTGAAAATGCGGCCGGCGACTAATCGTGCAGGAAAAAAAGTGGTCATTGAGACCAATTGTCCAAATCCGTTTAAGGCTATGCACATTGGCCATGCGTTGAATGCAATTTTGGCGGACACCATGGCGAATTTGCTGGCGGTAGATGGTGCGTCAGTACACCGAGTGAGTTACCACGGCGACGTCGGTACACATGTCGGCAAGAGTATGTGGGCGATTCTGCGCGAAATTGACGGTGATGTCAGCAAACTGGACGCTATCCCGGCTGATAAGCGCAACGAATTTATGAGTCGTATGTACGTTGAAGGGGCGCGGGCAGCCAAGGAATCACCAGAGGCGCGGGCAGAAATTGATGAGCTGGCCAAACAATCGTTTGTGCTGGACGATCCGCTGTATAAGCAGGTGTACGAGATTTGTAAAGCCTGGAGTTTTGATGAAATTGACGCCAATGTGGCGCGGCTAGGTAATATGCCAATTGAACGGCGCTATGTCGAGAGCGAAACCGAAGTACCGGGCAAGGCCTTGATCAAAGCAAAAACCCCAGAGGTCTTTACCAAATCAGATGGTGCGTATATCTTCAAAGGTAGCCAATACGGTGCGTTTGATAATGTGTTCATCGGTTCACACGGCAACGGGTTGTACGGTGCGCACGACATGGGACTAATTCAGTTGAAGCATCAAGATTATCCAAACCTGGACCTATCGATTACGGTCAACGGCGAAGAGCAGGCGGCGTATTTCCGCGGGGTGATTGCCGCTAGTGAACTCGCAATTCCAGAATTGAAGGGTAAATTGTTTAATTATGCGACTGGCCTCGTCAAACTAACGACTGGTAAAATGAGTTCGCGTACTGGCGAGGTGATTACCATTGACTGGCTGTTCAACGAATTCAAAAAAGCTATCACCCAAGCTGGTGGCGAACCAACCGACGCGGTGGTGGCAGGTGCACTGCGCTATCAATTTTTGAAGGTGAAAATCGGTAGCGACGTGGTATTTGATATCAATGATGCAGTGAGTCTCACCGGTAATACCGGTAGCTATCTGCAATACGCGCACGCTCGGGCGCGGGGAATTTTGGCAAAGTCTGAGCAGACAGCTGCTTTCCCGACGGAATTGTTTGACGAAGATCGGCTGCTGGTCAGAAAAATGAGCGAATACGCGGAGGCGGTTAACCGAGCTACTGAAAGCCTGGAACCGCATCATGTTTGTGCCTACCTGTTTGAGCTGGCACAGGAGTTCAATCGTTATTACGAGAAAAACCAAGTCGTCGGCAGCGACAAAGAAGCGCACCGCGTTGGTCTGGTGGCGGTGTACGCTGATATCTTGAAAGCAGGGTTGACTGTTTTGGGTATTGTAGCGCCAGAGAGGCTATAAGTCGCTCTACATTAAATATGGTACAATCAAGGTGTTACTTAACGTAAAGGAGTTTTATGGCGGAGAAAAAAGTAGCCAAGAAAGCGGCAGTCAAAAAAACGGCAACCAAGAAGTCAATTATTAAAAAACCAAGCGTAGCGGCGTTGAAAGAAAAAGCAGGCGCGGTAAAAAGCCATGGCGGTGGTTTTATGACGTTTATCCGTGAACAAGGCGTCGTTGGTCTGGCTGTCGGTTTGGCGATCGGTACTGCGGCTGGTGATACCGTGAAAAAGTTGGTGACAGCATTTATCGACCCGCTTGTACAGTTGATCGTTGGTTCGCAACAAGGTCTTCAGGCAGCGTCATTTACTGTTGAGATCGCTGGACGTCGGGGTGAATTTTTGTACGGAGCATTTATCAGCTCATTGATCACCTTGCTGGCGGTTGCCTTTGTAGTATATGCAATTGTCCATTTCTTGAAACTTGATAAATTAGACAAGAAAAAAGACTAAAACGCTTACGTTTGCCATTTTGCGCTCTCCTATCTACAATGTGAGTATAAAGGAGAGTGTAGCGTGAAAGATGGAGTCCGGAGGGCGGGTTATTTACATAGGTCGAAAGAACCGAGTAGTAGCCATTTGTTAAGTCAGAATATTGAAGGTCCTCGACGGTCGCCATATAACTATGGCGAGTCTCCCGAGCAGAGAAGACAGCGCCTCGAAGAATTGCGAAAACAGCACGGGAAGTTACCGGAAACTCCTTTTGCTAACTACGATCTTGGTGACAAAGAATTGCCTGCGTATAAGCACAAAGCAGAGATATTAGATACACTCTCAGAGAACAAAATATCTTGGTTATGTGGACCGACGGGTAGTGGTAAAACGACACAAACCGCTCAGTATGCACTGGAGCGGTTTGATCGTGTTGTGGTGTTGATGCCGCGACGGGTGATTGTTGATAATGTTACTGAATATGTCGAGCAAAGTTTACGTGGACAGTTGGGTAAGCAATATCCTGATCACCTGGTGGGAAAGATTCATGGACGTGCCACT contains the following coding sequences:
- a CDS encoding deaminase, translated to MERALGAARSAIQNGENPIGCVLAVDGKVVAIGETRVACGGPACHGENSMIECLGHRIWSVASNAVLYSTLEPCLMCIGACINAGITKIYYGMDAVDGGGYALGAINAGLTNKLIIHGPTAHSQVVRLFQEYLTISRNEGGIQYARSLLAFHDTFHCKINKTYCKPYI
- a CDS encoding ABC transporter permease; the encoded protein is MRFLFKNHIENAMQSLRASRGRTTLTVTGITIGIMGITMIMSLSVSVNKLINQQFSTTKDSVALIRSGLGGNVERSLSQAQNITPLPTLTEYDVQDVARITQNSAPMSVIHNTITTTNSRVDANKTAIIGTTEKIKDLAELELRDGQFVGQANGVVIGHQLSIDLFGTEYSLGNVLRIQDKPFTVMGVLKPVKQPLTYLGVNFNNSAIVSLDVSKKLTQNVAQIQQIAIKTDGDSSLEKAISDITAKLNQNHHDANDYHIITGKDITATSDAMLLSLSAIMIAVSIISLFVGGISIMNIMLVNVAERQREVGIRKAIGATNRHIIHQFLIESVIIGLAGGIMGYIFGLIGAYTVSTFLPVSPILSWQPAVVSIGAAMLVGVVFGIYPAVRAANRNTIEAMRN
- a CDS encoding ribonucleoside-diphosphate reductase subunit alpha, with the translated sequence MSVIHVVKRDGTKEPFDANKINIALLKAAEGLPDQVSKVVQVATELQLTLFDGITTEQLDQAVIQTTLQNVKDDPDYDKIAARLLLKTIYKSILGDYQSVDELKKLHAKEFPKFVKAAVKEGLLDTRMADGRFDLKKLGEALDPAKDDLSKYLGVITNRNRYALRKQNGQPMETPQFTHMRIAMGLSYNEKDPTAAAIVFYNHMSSLEYVPGGSTRVNAGGSFPQLSNCFLLNVDDDMESIAKAVRDTMWIAKGTGGIGIGFTKLRAAGSPVKTTNTESTGPIPFMKMIDTALFAVSRKGKKAGAAAIYMENWHLNFPQFIDLRSNSGDPYMRTRFANTAVFISDEFMKRVQKDQDWYLFDPADTPDLPELYGEEFSARYKEYIKLAEAGKMRVFEKTSARQQFKQILTSLQATSHPWLTWKDTINVRALNNNTGTIHLSNLCTEITLPQDKDNIATCNLISINLSAFLNEDKTWDWDRLKEASRAAVRQLDNLVDITKTPITEAMHSNNQTRAIGLGLMGFTDVLEKLGYCYESTEAYDLIDKLTEFISYHAIDQSADLAQELGSYPTYKGSGWSKGILPIDTLETLSTDRKVKVKIDHKSSLDWDALRVKVKKGMRNATLMAIAPTANIGHIAGTTPGIDPQFAQIFSRSTLNGKFLEVNNNLVRDLKALNLWDDIKEEVFANQGDIQHIDAIPQKLKDVYKTSFQLSPYAFIEVAARAQKWVDQAISRNMYLETRDIDEYVEIYSEAWRRGLKTTYYLHVKPRHQSEQTTVSVEKIAEQKIRTGAGKARGFGFAKINK
- a CDS encoding GNAT family N-acetyltransferase: MARPDNDMLMVFEAAYGTSEEEGEGIGYSGLPFAYVRSYAQQEPKHPLIHAVHSKVTVDGRCVAVGSALVGPDVGAIYSVGTAPDSRRKGYGSLATKAIVREVNARFTHDNPTILLQTEADSPVEEMYSSLGFERVTCGKLYSGE
- a CDS encoding bifunctional phosphoglucose/phosphomannose isomerase, translating into MIRRKDPADTLSGLMQLSAQTSFEAIIEGNEYIAGNINAVVIAGMGGSALAAEMVIALTRGWLHIPLVVTKGYDLPGFVNDNTLVITISHSGNTEETLSCYDQARAKNCQLAVITTGGALFEKAAADGVKRIKIPAGAQPRMSTVYHLRGLLKILQHFLIIDGDLYQKLEESGEWLSGQVKAWAPEVPTEQNIAKQLAVKSAGKTPVIYAGELTWPLAYKWKISWNESAKNIAFCNQYPEFNHNEFIGWSSHPVEKPFVIFDLMSHLEHPRIRERMELSDRLLSGMRPHAVSVELQGETLLKQLLWGLALGDAASIYTAILNGVDPAPVKLVERLKKELS